In Candidatus Methylacidiphilales bacterium, one DNA window encodes the following:
- a CDS encoding LysM peptidoglycan-binding domain-containing protein — protein sequence MSPIMCKRFLSACGVIFLLLLQVADAATHTVKKGETLYSLSHNYGVSVSEIVAANPGIDSRSLKPGDAVQIPGAGSGGNSALEKPGKDKSQEDSGEPEFYVVKKGDTLSSISRQSGVSPAEIMRLNGLRNGQIRVGQKLLLKTGSPLRAVPVARIENSPAPKPPRVAPRYLFVSRAKDKIDEPRIGSRIWRYIVVHHSGTPNGSARIFEYYHRNVRGMENGMAYHFVIGNGTDTGDGEIEVGNRWLKQLQGGHLRSEEQDEVAIGICLVGDFNTTRPTRKQMAALIELITYLQDRVQNVEHIKPRFVVHRDINIRPTACPGKYFPAEAMYKLFGPWTGE from the coding sequence ATGAGCCCGATTATGTGCAAACGGTTTCTTTCGGCGTGCGGAGTCATTTTCCTGCTGCTGTTGCAGGTTGCTGACGCGGCCACCCACACGGTAAAAAAGGGAGAGACACTCTACAGCCTGAGCCACAACTATGGCGTGTCGGTGAGTGAGATTGTGGCGGCCAACCCCGGAATCGACAGCCGTTCCCTCAAGCCCGGAGATGCGGTCCAAATCCCTGGTGCCGGGTCTGGCGGGAATTCTGCATTGGAAAAGCCCGGGAAGGATAAATCGCAGGAAGACTCAGGCGAGCCGGAATTTTATGTTGTAAAAAAGGGGGATACCCTATCCAGTATTTCGCGGCAATCTGGAGTCTCTCCGGCGGAAATCATGCGCCTCAATGGATTGCGCAACGGACAGATCCGGGTTGGGCAAAAGTTGCTCTTGAAGACAGGATCTCCGCTCCGTGCGGTGCCGGTTGCCCGGATCGAGAACAGTCCGGCTCCGAAACCGCCCAGGGTGGCGCCACGCTACCTGTTTGTTTCAAGGGCCAAGGACAAGATCGACGAGCCGAGGATTGGCTCACGCATCTGGCGTTATATTGTCGTGCATCACAGCGGCACGCCCAACGGCAGCGCTCGCATTTTTGAATATTATCACCGGAATGTCAGGGGAATGGAAAACGGCATGGCCTATCATTTTGTCATCGGGAACGGGACCGACACCGGCGACGGAGAGATTGAAGTGGGCAATCGCTGGCTCAAGCAGTTGCAGGGCGGACATCTCCGCAGTGAGGAGCAGGACGAGGTGGCGATCGGAATCTGCCTGGTCGGGGATTTCAACACCACCCGGCCGACGCGCAAACAAATGGCGGCGCTGATCGAGTTGATCACGTATCTGCAGGACAGGGTTCAAAACGTGGAACATATCAAGCCGCGGTTTGTGGTGCACCGCGACATCAACATCCGGCCGACGGCATGCCCGGGCAAATATTTTCCCGCCGAGGCCATGTATAAGTTGTTCGGGCCATGGACGGGTGAGTAA
- the folE2 gene encoding GTP cyclohydrolase FolE2, translating into MQHPSKVLHDKQSERDTRKLRIDKVGVKGLKHPIEIADKAHHRQNTVATIALTVDLPHHFKGTHMSRFVEALNSHGRLIQVESIPRILKSLQARLEAKTAHLEMEFPFFLEKKAPATSAVGLLDYMVRFDAQANGKRTEFRVTVVVPVTTLCPCSKAISARGAHNQRGHVTLAVEFKKIVWIEDLISLVEQSASCELYSLLKRPDEKYVTEKAYDNPVFVEDLVRNVALRCNAHPHITWYRVEAENMESIHNHNAYAMIEKG; encoded by the coding sequence ATGCAACATCCTTCCAAAGTCCTTCACGACAAGCAAAGCGAAAGAGACACGCGCAAGCTCCGCATCGACAAGGTGGGGGTCAAGGGACTGAAACATCCCATTGAAATCGCCGACAAGGCCCACCATCGCCAGAACACCGTTGCGACCATCGCCTTGACGGTGGATCTGCCCCACCATTTCAAGGGCACCCACATGAGCCGTTTTGTCGAGGCTTTGAATTCACACGGACGCCTGATCCAGGTTGAGAGCATCCCCAGGATTCTCAAAAGCCTGCAAGCACGCCTGGAAGCCAAGACCGCCCATCTGGAAATGGAGTTTCCCTTCTTTCTGGAAAAGAAGGCGCCGGCCACATCTGCGGTTGGGCTGCTCGATTACATGGTACGCTTTGACGCCCAGGCGAACGGCAAACGCACGGAGTTCAGGGTCACCGTGGTGGTGCCGGTCACGACCCTTTGCCCCTGCAGCAAGGCCATCAGCGCCCGCGGCGCGCACAACCAACGGGGCCACGTCACGCTTGCGGTCGAGTTTAAAAAAATCGTCTGGATCGAGGACTTGATCTCACTGGTCGAGCAATCGGCCAGTTGCGAATTGTATTCACTGCTGAAACGCCCGGATGAAAAGTACGTCACGGAAAAGGCGTATGACAATCCCGTCTTTGTCGAGGACCTGGTCCGGAACGTCGCGCTTCGCTGCAACGCCCACCCTCACATCACCTGGTACCGGGTTGAGGCTGAAAACATGGAGAGCATTCACAATCACAACGCCTATGCGATGATTGAGAAGGGGTGA
- a CDS encoding GNAT family N-acetyltransferase, which produces MKALPRIVKLHGGQYLLRALGPPDMEQLRTFFYSHTPETIHLRYGYMIKDMTPERAALLVGVDQTRDFALGIFEDSPKGQILDAVGRYCLDDTGASAEMAFVVRESKRGLGMASLLLQTLVDAAQSRHLMEAWASVAPDNHTMLHLLHKAGFKTGKPSSDGNLVWRLGLSKKPAR; this is translated from the coding sequence ATGAAAGCCCTGCCCCGGATCGTAAAGTTGCATGGCGGCCAATACCTGCTGCGCGCCCTTGGCCCGCCCGACATGGAGCAGCTCAGGACCTTTTTTTATTCCCACACGCCCGAGACCATTCACCTCCGCTATGGGTATATGATCAAGGACATGACGCCGGAACGCGCCGCCCTCCTCGTCGGAGTGGACCAAACCCGCGATTTTGCGCTTGGGATTTTCGAGGATTCACCAAAGGGACAAATCCTCGACGCGGTGGGGCGCTATTGCCTGGATGACACCGGCGCATCAGCCGAGATGGCTTTTGTTGTCCGTGAAAGCAAACGCGGGTTGGGCATGGCAAGCTTGCTGCTTCAAACCCTGGTTGACGCCGCGCAAAGCCGGCATTTGATGGAAGCGTGGGCCAGCGTTGCGCCCGACAATCACACAATGCTGCATTTGTTGCACAAGGCGGGATTCAAAACCGGCAAGCCCTCATCCGACGGCAATCTGGTGTGGAGACTCGGTCTTTCAAAAAAGCCAGCCAGATGA
- a CDS encoding DUF4861 family protein, with the protein MAVSKSTRQARNRFFAVFVLSLLSVLAAGCSRGNQPICITVSNPTGLIRNDEGISIPLGKLPSSVRRNGMALRDSAGRDIPFQIDDLDGDGRPDELFFEVSLGPYESISCLCYPGEMSRHAFLKRADAHLLNQVVPGLQGAVWESEWLAYACFDAQSLNVYGKTNPALLGAKTIFMRGKVGTAPVASNYLRPGAGMGAGSVFLNCGPGSAGNERPFDNQAQTTYGLVASGPLRGIVDLSIKNWQTQAGNVELSERIEIDAGQRFLKVEFHAVHWPDNSIPLKFGAGITSLPGQERLQLFDNRLVLTSQGSVIVEDPAKPVSAFLASALIFRPRDFIESPPGVDTIGDHLVYLRKPDFPVLVYYLHAWDRDGRFTSAAEWQGYTAELAERMNNPLEYWVSH; encoded by the coding sequence ATGGCAGTTTCGAAGTCCACCAGGCAGGCGCGGAACCGTTTTTTTGCCGTCTTTGTTCTGAGTCTGCTGTCGGTTCTGGCAGCGGGCTGTTCCAGGGGCAACCAGCCGATTTGCATTACGGTCAGCAATCCCACGGGGTTGATCCGGAATGATGAAGGCATTTCCATTCCGTTGGGGAAACTTCCGTCCTCCGTACGTAGGAATGGAATGGCGCTGAGGGATTCGGCAGGCCGGGATATTCCATTTCAAATCGACGACCTTGACGGAGATGGCAGGCCGGATGAACTTTTTTTTGAGGTTTCATTGGGCCCGTATGAAAGCATCTCATGCTTGTGTTACCCGGGAGAAATGTCGCGGCATGCGTTTTTGAAACGGGCGGATGCCCATCTTTTAAATCAGGTCGTTCCGGGTCTGCAGGGCGCCGTATGGGAATCCGAGTGGCTGGCCTACGCCTGTTTCGACGCGCAGAGCTTGAATGTCTATGGAAAGACGAATCCGGCTCTCCTCGGCGCCAAAACAATTTTCATGAGGGGAAAAGTAGGAACCGCACCGGTGGCCTCGAATTATCTGCGTCCGGGTGCGGGTATGGGTGCCGGTTCGGTGTTTTTGAATTGCGGGCCCGGCTCGGCGGGAAACGAACGGCCATTTGATAATCAGGCCCAAACCACATACGGGCTTGTTGCTTCCGGCCCCTTGCGCGGAATTGTGGACCTCAGCATCAAAAACTGGCAAACACAGGCCGGGAATGTCGAACTTTCCGAACGGATCGAAATCGACGCAGGCCAGCGCTTTCTCAAGGTTGAATTTCATGCGGTGCATTGGCCCGACAATTCCATCCCCTTGAAATTTGGCGCCGGCATAACTTCCTTGCCCGGACAGGAGAGGTTGCAACTATTCGACAACCGGCTTGTCCTTACCTCGCAAGGTTCTGTCATCGTGGAGGACCCTGCGAAGCCGGTCTCCGCCTTTCTGGCATCGGCGCTTATTTTTCGCCCCCGTGATTTCATTGAAAGCCCGCCGGGGGTGGACACAATCGGCGACCATTTGGTGTATTTGCGGAAACCGGATTTCCCGGTGCTCGTCTATTATCTGCACGCCTGGGACAGGGACGGACGGTTTACATCCGCGGCCGAATGGCAGGGCTACACGGCGGAACTGGCGGAGCGCATGAACAACCCGCTGGAATATTGGGTCTCGCATTAA
- the phoU gene encoding phosphate signaling complex protein PhoU, whose product MEQERLEHMRGIFRGHLLNLKDTLLMMSSLTDRNLNLALAAYFERNDEKSRVVESEDTVIDKLEINIDELVVTYFATHGPTATACRVAFCASKISQALEGMADQAVTIARRARHLNALPEVPTEVDIRLMGKLVIGMMRDAINAFVEVEPDKAAPIVLADREVDEINKENEIALNKAMAKNPKNIPAFIHILFISRSLERCADYAKAIAEEVHYLYTAHDIRHDRAAVENL is encoded by the coding sequence ATGGAACAGGAACGACTTGAACACATGCGCGGCATATTCCGCGGCCATCTTCTGAATTTGAAAGACACGCTTTTGATGATGTCCAGTTTGACCGACCGGAATCTCAACCTGGCGCTGGCGGCCTATTTTGAGCGAAACGACGAAAAGTCCAGGGTCGTGGAGTCGGAAGACACGGTGATCGACAAACTGGAAATCAACATTGATGAACTGGTGGTGACCTATTTTGCAACCCACGGCCCGACCGCCACCGCCTGCCGCGTGGCCTTTTGCGCGTCAAAAATTTCACAGGCTTTGGAGGGAATGGCGGACCAGGCGGTCACCATTGCCCGGCGCGCGCGCCATTTGAATGCGTTGCCTGAGGTGCCCACTGAAGTCGATATCCGCTTGATGGGGAAACTGGTGATCGGCATGATGCGTGATGCCATCAATGCGTTTGTGGAAGTCGAGCCGGACAAGGCTGCGCCGATTGTGCTGGCCGACCGCGAGGTGGACGAGATCAACAAGGAAAATGAAATTGCCCTTAACAAAGCCATGGCAAAAAATCCCAAGAACATACCGGCCTTCATCCACATCCTGTTTATTTCAAGGAGCCTCGAGCGTTGCGCGGATTATGCCAAAGCCATCGCGGAAGAGGTGCATTATTTGTACACCGCGCACGACATCCGCCACGATCGCGCTGCGGTGGAAAATCTATAG
- the pstB gene encoding phosphate ABC transporter ATP-binding protein PstB, whose translation MDACIEVRNLDFYYGNSHALHEINLDVPKGMVTAFIGPSGCGKSTLLRCFNRMNDLIDFTRIGDRGGIKINGVDIYSKDVDVIELRKRVGMVFQKSNPFPKSIYENIVYGLRLQGIRNKSILDEVVEKSLRGAALWDEVKDRLSDPATGLSGGQMQRLCIARAIAVEPEIILMDEPCSALDPIATMKVEELIEELKKSYTIVIVTHNMQQAGRCSDFTAFFYLGKLIEFDRTEKIFTNPAKQQTEDYISGRFG comes from the coding sequence CTGGACGCCTGCATCGAAGTCCGGAATCTGGACTTTTATTACGGCAACAGCCATGCCCTGCATGAAATCAATCTGGATGTCCCAAAGGGAATGGTCACGGCGTTCATCGGGCCTTCCGGTTGCGGGAAATCAACGCTGCTGCGCTGTTTCAACCGGATGAACGACCTGATCGACTTCACCCGCATCGGAGACAGGGGTGGAATCAAAATCAACGGCGTGGATATTTACTCGAAGGATGTCGATGTCATCGAGCTGCGCAAACGCGTGGGCATGGTTTTCCAGAAGTCCAACCCTTTCCCCAAGTCGATCTACGAAAACATCGTCTATGGCCTCCGCCTGCAGGGCATCCGGAACAAAAGCATTCTGGATGAGGTGGTTGAAAAAAGCCTGCGCGGCGCCGCGCTTTGGGACGAGGTCAAAGACCGACTGAGTGATCCGGCGACCGGATTATCTGGCGGGCAGATGCAGCGCCTTTGCATTGCCCGGGCCATAGCGGTTGAGCCCGAAATCATTCTCATGGACGAACCCTGCTCCGCTCTGGACCCCATCGCCACGATGAAGGTGGAGGAACTCATCGAGGAATTAAAAAAGAGCTATACGATTGTCATTGTGACGCACAACATGCAACAGGCGGGCCGGTGTTCGGACTTTACGGCATTCTTTTACCTGGGCAAATTGATCGAGTTCGACCGCACGGAGAAAATATTCACCAATCCGGCAAAACAACAGACGGAAGATTACATCTCCGGACGATTTGGATGA
- the pstA gene encoding phosphate ABC transporter permease PstA → MSKRFEAASFWVFRLATYLIIAFAGLIFLEIGWKGGRVVFQSTAPFVNVPFLTESPESLHVLTLKNGETLQLGDRAYRDYLNKNGSDSIADEKSQVYAAGGIFPAIVGTVLLVAGSMVIAMTLGVITATYLSEYSRGGRAIVLIRLSIMNLAGVPSIVFGMWGYAMFVLLFKWNVSLLSGWFTLAFMVLPIVITGSEESLRAVPQGFREGSLALGATKWQTIYENVLPYALPGILTSSIMGVARIAGETAAIMFTAAYVVRDKLPWEVDKWTDFFFSGVMALPYHIFVVSARVPQNEYTEKVQYGSAFVFLFIVMLIALTSILLRIHVRKKFKW, encoded by the coding sequence TTGAGCAAAAGGTTCGAAGCGGCTTCCTTCTGGGTGTTCCGCCTCGCAACCTATCTGATCATCGCTTTTGCCGGGCTTATCTTTTTGGAAATTGGATGGAAGGGCGGACGCGTGGTGTTTCAAAGCACCGCCCCCTTTGTCAATGTGCCGTTCCTGACCGAATCGCCTGAATCCCTCCATGTCCTGACCCTGAAGAATGGCGAAACTCTCCAGCTCGGAGACAGGGCGTACCGCGACTATTTGAATAAAAACGGCAGCGACTCCATTGCGGATGAAAAGTCGCAAGTCTATGCCGCCGGCGGCATTTTCCCGGCGATTGTCGGCACGGTGCTGCTGGTTGCGGGTTCCATGGTCATCGCCATGACTTTGGGCGTCATTACCGCAACCTATCTGAGCGAATACAGCCGCGGCGGACGGGCGATTGTACTGATCCGCCTCTCAATCATGAATCTGGCGGGCGTGCCATCGATTGTTTTTGGCATGTGGGGCTATGCGATGTTTGTCCTTCTCTTCAAATGGAATGTCTCGCTGCTTTCGGGCTGGTTTACCCTGGCCTTCATGGTGTTGCCCATCGTGATCACCGGCAGCGAGGAATCGCTGCGGGCGGTGCCCCAGGGCTTTCGTGAAGGATCCCTCGCGTTGGGCGCTACGAAATGGCAGACCATTTATGAGAACGTGCTCCCCTACGCGTTGCCGGGCATCCTGACCTCGTCCATTATGGGTGTGGCGCGGATTGCGGGGGAAACGGCGGCCATCATGTTCACCGCGGCGTATGTGGTGCGGGACAAGCTCCCGTGGGAAGTGGACAAATGGACGGACTTTTTCTTCAGCGGAGTCATGGCGCTGCCCTACCATATTTTCGTGGTCAGCGCCCGCGTACCGCAAAACGAATACACCGAAAAAGTGCAATATGGCTCGGCGTTTGTCTTTTTATTCATCGTGATGCTGATTGCGCTGACGTCCATTCTGCTGCGCATCCATGTGCGAAAGAAATTCAAGTGGTGA
- the pstC gene encoding phosphate ABC transporter permease subunit PstC — protein sequence MSAKTDIKRLDQRPMHEAVLSKNKFRILGLSMDQIIHYFFFGNAWIAILVLGLITFSLFREGLGFFPQNYENLQMYRQCGLEFVDIIKDQAEAHSALTQYLDKMLDRKNGELRKGGMDEGKIAEATAPLAQFRKDFDESSIPLQDFVRELTQQAAAVKERWGVAKENSIAREQYLKAGSKDEAAKLEVETVDFRKESEALKAQIPRLVEINQTLKKRLGLLLLEFPASDDPKLKSQAVHFKAAAGKYINAFPDTERKLANWSYDTTIPVHETLTRFLFGPQWVTQSFWQDWYGMVPLFVGSLAVSVVALVIAVPLGVGAAVYINQVANIHEQNLIKPFIEFIAVIPSVVLGFFGVAILGTAIRDFSNGILFDPAWVAHLPAFIQWLPSGLNAAARTLTSWVPFFPISERLNIITAGILLALMGVPAIFTFSEDALNNVPKSYKEASFALGANRLQTILRILIPASLSGIISAVLLGFGRVIGETMVVLLCAGNRIQIPDFTQGLGFIFQPVHTMTGLVAQEIPEVVKNSLQYRALFMLAIMLFLISLLINYIAQVFVRKFKISVG from the coding sequence ATGTCCGCCAAAACAGATATCAAGCGCCTCGACCAACGGCCCATGCACGAGGCCGTTCTGTCGAAAAATAAATTCAGGATTCTGGGCCTGTCGATGGACCAGATCATCCACTATTTTTTCTTTGGCAACGCATGGATCGCCATCCTCGTCCTGGGCCTGATCACGTTTTCACTGTTTCGAGAAGGTCTGGGTTTCTTTCCTCAAAATTACGAAAACCTCCAGATGTACCGCCAGTGTGGCCTGGAGTTCGTGGATATCATCAAGGATCAGGCGGAGGCGCACTCCGCCCTCACCCAATACCTCGATAAAATGCTGGACCGTAAAAACGGCGAGCTCAGGAAAGGCGGGATGGATGAGGGAAAAATCGCAGAAGCCACCGCGCCGCTTGCGCAATTTCGGAAGGATTTTGATGAATCCAGCATTCCGCTTCAGGATTTCGTTAGAGAGTTAACCCAGCAGGCGGCGGCCGTAAAAGAGCGCTGGGGTGTGGCGAAGGAAAATTCCATTGCAAGGGAACAGTATCTCAAGGCCGGGTCCAAGGATGAAGCTGCGAAATTGGAAGTTGAAACCGTGGATTTCAGAAAGGAATCGGAAGCGCTGAAAGCCCAAATTCCCCGGCTTGTGGAAATCAACCAAACATTGAAGAAGAGATTGGGTTTATTGCTTTTGGAATTTCCAGCATCCGACGATCCAAAGCTAAAAAGCCAGGCCGTGCATTTTAAGGCCGCTGCCGGAAAATACATCAATGCCTTCCCGGATACCGAACGAAAGCTCGCGAATTGGAGCTATGATACGACGATCCCGGTCCATGAAACCCTGACCCGCTTTCTTTTCGGGCCGCAATGGGTGACGCAGAGTTTCTGGCAGGACTGGTATGGAATGGTTCCCCTGTTTGTCGGATCACTGGCCGTAAGCGTTGTGGCTCTGGTCATCGCCGTGCCGCTGGGGGTAGGGGCGGCGGTGTATATCAACCAGGTCGCCAATATTCACGAACAGAACCTGATCAAGCCGTTCATTGAGTTTATCGCGGTTATCCCATCCGTGGTGTTGGGGTTTTTCGGGGTTGCGATTCTTGGAACAGCCATACGCGACTTTTCAAACGGCATCCTTTTCGATCCGGCCTGGGTGGCGCATCTTCCGGCATTCATCCAATGGCTGCCGTCCGGCTTGAATGCAGCCGCAAGGACGCTAACATCCTGGGTTCCCTTTTTTCCGATTTCTGAGCGATTGAACATCATCACGGCCGGCATTCTGCTGGCTCTGATGGGTGTGCCGGCCATCTTTACATTTTCGGAGGACGCCCTGAACAATGTCCCCAAGTCGTACAAGGAGGCCTCCTTCGCGCTGGGGGCAAACCGGCTTCAAACCATCCTGCGCATTCTGATTCCCGCCAGCCTTTCCGGAATCATATCCGCGGTGCTGCTGGGCTTTGGCCGGGTGATCGGAGAGACGATGGTGGTGCTGTTGTGCGCGGGCAACCGCATTCAAATCCCCGACTTTACCCAGGGTCTGGGTTTTATTTTCCAGCCGGTGCATACCATGACAGGGCTTGTGGCGCAGGAAATCCCGGAAGTGGTGAAAAACAGCCTGCAATACCGCGCCTTGTTCATGCTGGCCATCATGCTGTTCTTGATTTCATTGCTGATCAATTACATCGCGCAGGTTTTCGTTCGTAAATTCAAGATTTCGGTGGGCTAA
- a CDS encoding phosphate ABC transporter substrate-binding protein produces MKKSILSLILASLALLPAVKAEKLVLKGSDTLGAKLVPQLAEAYRAQHPGVTFEIAAEGSTTGIAAIIDGTADIGMSSRRAKPTEVATAGANGVKMFPTVVAWDGIGVIVNTSNSISALSKRQVEQIFTGEVTDWSAVGGKAGKISIYTRNTASGTYADFKELAMSKHDYAGSAQKMAGNEQIAAEVGKNPSGIGYVGMAYLKAPGIKAVSVDGGLPTQASVQSHSYPLARPTFFYTKGAPTGLVADFIHFVLGADGSKIVDQVGFVPMK; encoded by the coding sequence ATGAAAAAATCCATTCTCTCCCTGATCCTTGCCTCGCTGGCGCTGCTTCCCGCTGTCAAAGCGGAAAAACTGGTGCTCAAAGGCTCGGATACACTCGGCGCCAAACTGGTTCCCCAGTTGGCGGAAGCTTATAGAGCCCAGCACCCCGGCGTGACGTTTGAGATCGCAGCGGAAGGCTCCACCACCGGCATCGCCGCCATCATTGATGGCACTGCTGATATCGGCATGTCCAGCCGCCGCGCGAAGCCCACTGAAGTTGCGACAGCCGGCGCAAACGGCGTCAAAATGTTTCCCACCGTGGTCGCGTGGGACGGCATTGGGGTGATTGTCAACACCAGCAATTCGATCAGCGCGCTGAGCAAACGCCAGGTTGAGCAGATATTCACCGGTGAGGTCACCGACTGGAGCGCTGTGGGTGGCAAAGCGGGAAAGATTTCGATCTACACCCGTAATACCGCTTCCGGCACCTACGCTGACTTCAAGGAACTGGCGATGAGCAAGCATGATTATGCCGGCAGCGCCCAGAAAATGGCGGGCAACGAACAGATCGCGGCTGAAGTGGGCAAAAACCCGAGTGGCATCGGCTACGTCGGGATGGCCTATCTGAAAGCCCCGGGTATCAAGGCTGTTTCTGTCGATGGCGGTCTTCCGACCCAAGCCAGCGTACAGAGCCATTCCTATCCGCTGGCCCGTCCGACCTTCTTCTACACCAAAGGCGCTCCGACCGGACTCGTGGCTGATTTCATCCACTTTGTTCTTGGAGCGGACGGCTCCAAGATTGTGGATCAGGTTGGTTTTGTTCCCATGAAATAA